The genomic stretch GCGATAGATCTCCTGACCGTCGCGGATGTAATCAAGCATCAAGGGGGCTCCGTGAGCGGGCGGCGAGCAGGGTCGCGGCCGCGTCGATAGTGAGGTTTTGGGCGTGCAGCGCGCCGAAGCCGGGCAACGCCGCATCGCGCAGATAAAGATCATAGTGGCCGGGACTGACGGCCAGCAGTGTCGCCGGGGCACGGTGCGCGGCGGCGCAGGAACGCGGGCAGCCGGACAGGTGCACGGCCTGGGCCTGCGGCAGCAGCGCGGCCAGCCGGCGGGCGTCGGCCTTGGTGTCGGCCAGGCCTTTGCCGCAGCCGCTGGCGCCGGTGCAGGCGATCACGGCGGTGAGCGGATCGCTCGCCTGGGTACGCAACCCCAAGTGTTCGAACCCGAGCAGCACCTGCCCGGCGTCGGACTCGCAGACATTCGGCAGCAGCAGGCTTTGCCACGGGGTGAACCGCAGGCTGCCGTCGCCGAAACGTCGCGAAAGGTCCGCGGCGCCACGCAGCATCGCCGGGTCAATACGCCCCAACGGCGGCACCGCGCCGACGTAGACCCGCCCCGCCGCGTGTTGCCGGTGAACGCCGATGTGCAGCGCGCCGTCGGCCTGCGGGCGCTGCCAGCCGTCGAGGGCCTTGAGCGGCAAGCGCGCTCCGAGCCGTTCGAGGAAGGCCGGCAGCGGCAGTTCATCCAGCAGATGGCGCATCCGCGCCTGCTCCGGGCGCGCCGACTCGAGGAACAGTTCCAGCACCGCGACAATCAGTTCATGACCGTCTTCAAGCGCTACCGCCGCCGGCGCAGGCTCCGTCGGGCAACCGGCCAGGCCGAACGCCAGCAGTACCTGACCGTCGCGTTCGCAGGCCGACAGCCACAAATCATGGGGGTGCTCAAGCATCGCCAGGGCTTCGCCGCCGTCCAGTTGCACGGCGAACTTGGCGCTCAGCTCGTGAAAGCGCGGATGGCATTGCAGGGTTTCGAGAATCTGCCGCGCCAGCGGACGGGTGTCGAAACGCATCTGCCGGTCGATCCCGGCGGATGGGCTGAGCATCAGGTTGCGCACATCGTCGCCGGCGGCGGTGCGCGGCCCGAGCCCTGCGCCCAGCAGCCGTTCGACCAGGGCCGCGGAACGGTCGCCGATCCCGCGGATCTGCAGGTTGGCGCGGTTGGTCGCCTCGATGACGCCGCCGGCGAAACGCTCGGCGGCCTCGGCCACCGCTTCGGCCTGATCCGCCGTGACCGATCCGCCGTCGAGCTTGATCCGGCAAATGCCGCCGTCCAGCGCCTGGACGGTGCGCAGCAGCCCCGGACAGGCCGAGGGGCGAAGGGCGGTGGACATCGGACGTTCGTTCAAGGGTTGACCGGCTGACTGGGCACGTGGGCGGGCGAAAGGCGGCCATTATGCCTGCTTTGCCCAAGGCCATGAAAAGCCTGACGGTCGGAAACCCTCCACGAGGCTGCACGGCGCAGCCCGAGGCGCGGCTACAGCTCGTAATCCTCAAAACCGAACGACAGGTTTTCCATGGCCTTGGCCACGCTCGGCCGCCGGGCCTCCATGACCCTGCGCGAGATCACCACCCGCCGGGCCCGGATGTCCAGTTGGGTCATCGCCTGCGAGATGTCCCAGAACAGATAGCGGGTGTTCAGGCTGGATTTGATGAACCGCACATGGGTCACGACCAGTTCCATGTCGCCGGCCGCGTTGTAGCTGACCGGCACGATCTTCAGGTCGAAAGCCTTCCCGCTGAGCCCTTGGGTCGTTTCCAGCAGATCGGCCCTGCGCTCGAGCGAGGTCAGCCCGGCCTCCACGCCGGCCACCTGTTCACGGGACAGCAGCCTGTCGGCGACCCTGATCCATGCCTGCTTCACGCTGCCGGAAAACTGCGGCTGAACGTATTCCACGGACGGCTGGTCACGGTTCCAGCCATGGGACCACAGCAGATCGGCGAAATAGTCGATCCACCGTCCCGGCTGGGTACCGCTGTCATAGACGCTGTCGGCCTGTCTCTTGGCCAGATAGGTGCAGTCGAGCGCAAACCCGTAGTCCGCCATCGGCTGCCCCCGAACGCCGGTGAGCAAGACATCGCCCACCAGCGTCGCTTCATGCCCGAACGCCCCTGTTCCTTCATGCATATTCCTGCTCCTTGCTGCCAACCCTGGCATGCGTGTCTGTGTAGGCCTGCACCCTAACAAACGCCTCGGGCAGGACAACCTGCTTTCCACGACATGAAGTTTCACCGGCAACCGGCCGGCGCCAGACGCCGTCAGCCGCGCTATCATGCCGCCTTGACCCATAACCCCGGATTGAGGAGCGGCATGGCGCCCTGGCTGACAGTGGTAGGTATCGGAGAAGACGGCTTCAAGGGCCTGGGCAGAAATGCCCGGCGCGCCCTGATGGACGCCTCGCGGATCGTCGGTGGCCAGCGCCAGCTGGACTTGCTGCCGGTGTGCATCCGTGGCGAGCGCCAGCGGTGGCCGAGCCCGTTTTCGCTGGCGCCGGTGCTGGAGCGCCGGGGCGAGGCGGTATGCGTGCTGGCCAGCGGCGATCCGATGTTCTACGGCGTCGGCGCCAGCCTGGCCCGTCAGGTGCCGGGCGACGAGATGAGCGTCCTGCCGGCGCCGTCCTCCTGCTCGCTGGCCGCCGCGCGGCTCCGCTGGCCGTTGCAGGACGTGGTGACGCTGTCGCTGGTCGCCCGTCCCCTGGCGGCGCTCAACGCGCAGTTGTCCAGCGGCGTGCGCCTGCTGCTGCTGAGCAACGATGCACAGAGCCCTGCGGCGGTCGCGGCGCTGCTGCGCGAGCGCGGGTTCGGCCCGAGCCGCCTCACGGTGCTCGAACATCTGGGCGGTAACGCCGAGCGCCGCATCGACGGCACCGCCGACGACTGGAACGCCCCGGCCGTCGCCGACCTCAACGTGATCGCCCTCCAATGCCTGGCCGACACCGGCGCCCCACGCCTGTCGCGTCTGGCCGGGCTGCCGGACTCAGCGTTCCGCCACGACGGCCAGTTGACCAAGCGCGACGTGCGCGCCGTCACCCTCGCCCGCCTCGCGCCGTGCCCCGGCGAGCTGCTGTGGGACGTCGGCGCCGGCAGCGGCTCCATCGGCATCGAATGGATGCGCGCCCACCCCAGCTGCCGGGCGCTGGCCATCGAGGCCGACGAGGGCCGCCAGCAACTGATCGAACACAACCGCGACGCCCTGGGCGTGCCCGGCCTGCAATTGATCCGCGGCCGCGCGCCCCAGGCACTCGAAGGCCTGGAACGGCCGGACGCGGTGTTCATC from Pseudomonas ekonensis encodes the following:
- the cbiE gene encoding precorrin-6y C5,15-methyltransferase (decarboxylating) subunit CbiE, producing MAPWLTVVGIGEDGFKGLGRNARRALMDASRIVGGQRQLDLLPVCIRGERQRWPSPFSLAPVLERRGEAVCVLASGDPMFYGVGASLARQVPGDEMSVLPAPSSCSLAAARLRWPLQDVVTLSLVARPLAALNAQLSSGVRLLLLSNDAQSPAAVAALLRERGFGPSRLTVLEHLGGNAERRIDGTADDWNAPAVADLNVIALQCLADTGAPRLSRLAGLPDSAFRHDGQLTKRDVRAVTLARLAPCPGELLWDVGAGSGSIGIEWMRAHPSCRALAIEADEGRQQLIEHNRDALGVPGLQLIRGRAPQALEGLERPDAVFIGGGVTRQNVFETCWAQLKPGGRLVANAVTLQSETALMHWRERHGGELTRLHVAQAQPLGDFDTWRQALPITLLELVKPLDA
- the cobG gene encoding precorrin-3B synthase — encoded protein: MSTALRPSACPGLLRTVQALDGGICRIKLDGGSVTADQAEAVAEAAERFAGGVIEATNRANLQIRGIGDRSAALVERLLGAGLGPRTAAGDDVRNLMLSPSAGIDRQMRFDTRPLARQILETLQCHPRFHELSAKFAVQLDGGEALAMLEHPHDLWLSACERDGQVLLAFGLAGCPTEPAPAAVALEDGHELIVAVLELFLESARPEQARMRHLLDELPLPAFLERLGARLPLKALDGWQRPQADGALHIGVHRQHAAGRVYVGAVPPLGRIDPAMLRGAADLSRRFGDGSLRFTPWQSLLLPNVCESDAGQVLLGFEHLGLRTQASDPLTAVIACTGASGCGKGLADTKADARRLAALLPQAQAVHLSGCPRSCAAAHRAPATLLAVSPGHYDLYLRDAALPGFGALHAQNLTIDAAATLLAARSRSPLDA